A portion of the Pseudomonas koreensis genome contains these proteins:
- the rpsG gene encoding 30S ribosomal protein S7: MPRRRVAAKREILDDPKYGSQILAKFMNHVMESGKKAVAERIVYGALETVAARKAGTDPLELFEKALDAIAPLVEVKSRRVGGATYQVPVEVRPSRRNALAMRWLVDFARKRGEKSMALRLAGELLDAAEGKGAAVKKREDVHRMAEANKAFSHYRF; this comes from the coding sequence ATGCCAAGACGTCGCGTAGCAGCAAAGCGTGAGATTCTGGACGATCCGAAATACGGAAGCCAGATCCTCGCCAAATTCATGAACCACGTTATGGAAAGCGGCAAGAAAGCCGTTGCCGAGCGTATCGTTTATGGTGCCCTGGAAACCGTTGCGGCCCGTAAGGCTGGCACCGATCCCCTGGAACTCTTCGAAAAAGCACTCGACGCCATCGCTCCGCTGGTCGAAGTGAAGTCGCGCCGCGTTGGTGGTGCTACTTACCAGGTTCCGGTCGAGGTTCGTCCTTCCCGTCGTAACGCTCTGGCAATGCGCTGGTTGGTAGACTTCGCCCGTAAGCGCGGCGAGAAGTCTATGGCTCTGCGTTTGGCTGGCGAACTGCTGGATGCTGCTGAAGGTAAAGGTGCTGCTGTTAAGAAGCGTGAAGACGTGCACCGTATGGCCGAAGCTAACAAAGCTTTCTCGCACTACCGCTTCTAA
- the rpsL gene encoding 30S ribosomal protein S12, whose product MATINQLVRQPRKRIVEKSDVPALQNCPQRRGVCTRVYTTTPKKPNSALRKVCRVRLTNGFEVSSYIGGEGHNLQEHSVVLIRGGRVKDLPGVRYHTVRGSLDTSGVKGRNQGRSKYGTKRPK is encoded by the coding sequence ATGGCAACTATCAACCAGCTGGTACGTCAGCCGCGTAAGCGTATCGTCGAGAAATCCGACGTACCTGCGCTGCAGAACTGCCCGCAACGTCGTGGCGTGTGCACCCGTGTGTACACCACCACGCCGAAAAAACCTAACTCGGCACTGCGTAAAGTATGCCGTGTGCGTCTGACCAACGGTTTCGAGGTTTCCTCGTACATCGGTGGTGAAGGCCACAACCTGCAAGAGCACAGCGTGGTACTGATCCGCGGCGGTCGTGTAAAAGACTTGCCAGGTGTTCGTTACCACACCGTTCGCGGCTCCTTGGATACCTCCGGCGTTAAAGGCCGTAACCAGGGTCGTTCGAAATACGGTACCAAGCGTCCGAAGTAA
- the rpoC gene encoding DNA-directed RNA polymerase subunit beta' gives MKDLLNLLKNQGQVEEFDAIRIGLASPEMIRSWSFGEVKKPETINYRTFKPERDGLFCAKIFGPVKDYECLCGKYKRLKHRGVICEKCGVEVALAKVRRERMAHIELASPVAHIWFLKSLPSRIGLLMDMTLRDIERVLYFESYVVIDPGMTTLEKGQLLNDEQYFEALEEFGDDFDARMGAEAVRELLHAIDLEHEIGRLREEIPQTNSETKIKKLSKRLKLMEAFQGSGNLPEWMVLTVLPVLPPDLRPLVPLDGGRFATSDLNDLYRRVINRNNRLKRLLDLSAPDIIVRNEKRMLQEAVDALLDNGRRGRAITGSNKRPLKSLADMIKGKQGRFRQNLLGKRVDYSGRSVITVGPTLRLHQCGLPKKMALELFKPFIFGKLEMRGLATTIKAAKKMVERELPEVWDVLAEVIREHPVLLNRAPTLHRLGIQAFEPVLIEGKAIQLHPLVCAAYNADFDGDQMAVHVPLTLEAQLEARALMMSTNNILSPANGEPIIVPSQDVVLGLYYMTREAINAKGEGRVFADLQEVDRVFRAGEAALHAKVKVRINETVNDRDGNSVSGTRIVDTTVGRALLFQVVPKGLSYDVVNLPMKKKAISKLINQCYRVVGLKETVIFADQLMYTGFAYSTISGVSIGVNDFVIPDEKARIIGAATDEVKEIESQYASGLVTQGEKYNKVIDLWSKANDEVSKAMMANLSKEKVIDRHGDEVDQESFNSMYMMADSGARGSAAQIRQLAGMRGLMAKPDGSIIETPITANFREGLSVLQYFISTHGARKGLADTALKTANSGYLTRRLVDVAQDLVVTEIDCGTEHGLLMTPHIEGGDVVEPLGERVLGRVIARDVFKPGTEDVIVPAGTLVDEKWVEFIELNSIDEVIVRSPISCETRYGICAKCYGRDLARGHQVNIGEAVGVIAAQSIGEPGTQLTMRTFHIGGAASRTSAADSVQVKNGGTVRLHNLKHVERVDGHLVAVSRSGELAIADDFGRERERYKLPYGAVISVKEGDKVDAGAIVAKWDPHTHPIVTEMKGTVTYVGMEEGITIKRQTDELTGMTNIEVLDAKDRPAAGKEIRPAVKMVDDNGKDLLLPGTDVIAQYFLPANALVGVADGAKIAIGDVIARIPQETSKTRDITGGLPRVADLFEARRPKEASILAEVSGTIAFGKETKGKRRLVITPNDGSDPYEELIPKWRHLNVFEGEQVNRGEVISDGPSDPHDILRLLGVSALAKYIVNEIQDVYRLQGVKINDKHIETILRQMLRKVEISESGDSSFIKGDQMELTHVLVENERLSTEDKFVSKFTRVLLGITKASLSTESFISAASFQETTRVLTEAAVTGKRDYLRGLKENVVVGRLIPAGTGLAYHSERKRRRDADKPLRVSASEVEAALTEALNSSGN, from the coding sequence TTGAAAGACCTACTGAATTTGCTGAAAAACCAGGGTCAAGTCGAAGAGTTCGACGCCATCCGTATCGGATTGGCCTCGCCGGAGATGATCCGTTCGTGGTCGTTCGGTGAAGTTAAAAAGCCGGAAACCATCAACTACCGTACGTTCAAACCTGAGCGTGATGGTCTGTTCTGCGCCAAGATCTTTGGCCCGGTAAAGGATTACGAGTGCCTGTGCGGTAAGTACAAGCGCTTGAAGCACCGTGGTGTGATCTGCGAGAAGTGCGGCGTTGAAGTTGCACTGGCCAAGGTTCGTCGTGAGCGCATGGCGCACATCGAACTGGCTTCGCCGGTTGCCCACATCTGGTTCCTGAAATCGCTGCCGTCGCGTATCGGCTTGCTGATGGACATGACCCTGCGTGATATCGAACGCGTTCTCTACTTCGAGAGCTATGTCGTTATCGATCCAGGCATGACCACCCTTGAAAAAGGTCAGCTGCTGAACGACGAGCAGTATTTCGAAGCGCTGGAAGAGTTCGGTGACGATTTCGACGCCCGCATGGGTGCCGAAGCTGTCCGTGAACTGCTGCACGCTATCGACCTGGAGCACGAGATTGGCCGTCTGCGCGAAGAGATTCCGCAAACCAACTCGGAAACCAAGATCAAGAAGCTGTCCAAGCGTTTGAAGTTGATGGAAGCCTTCCAGGGTTCCGGCAACCTGCCAGAGTGGATGGTGCTGACCGTTCTGCCGGTTCTGCCGCCAGATCTGCGTCCACTGGTCCCGCTGGATGGCGGTCGTTTCGCGACGTCCGACCTCAACGATCTGTATCGTCGAGTGATCAACCGTAACAACCGTTTGAAGCGCCTGCTGGATCTGTCCGCTCCGGACATCATCGTGCGCAACGAAAAGCGTATGTTGCAGGAAGCGGTCGATGCACTGCTCGACAACGGTCGTCGTGGCCGCGCTATCACAGGCTCCAACAAGCGTCCTCTGAAGTCCCTGGCTGACATGATCAAGGGTAAGCAGGGTCGTTTCCGTCAGAACTTGCTCGGTAAGCGTGTTGACTACTCCGGTCGTTCGGTAATTACCGTAGGCCCGACCCTGCGTCTGCACCAGTGCGGTCTGCCGAAGAAGATGGCTCTCGAGCTGTTCAAGCCGTTCATTTTCGGCAAGCTGGAAATGCGTGGTCTGGCGACCACCATCAAAGCAGCCAAGAAAATGGTTGAGCGCGAGCTGCCAGAGGTTTGGGACGTTCTCGCTGAAGTGATTCGCGAACACCCGGTTCTTCTCAACCGTGCACCGACCCTTCACCGTCTGGGCATCCAGGCGTTTGAACCGGTACTGATCGAAGGTAAGGCTATCCAGCTGCACCCGCTGGTCTGCGCCGCGTACAACGCCGACTTCGACGGCGACCAGATGGCCGTGCACGTACCGCTGACGCTGGAAGCCCAGCTCGAAGCGCGTGCGTTGATGATGTCGACCAACAACATTCTGTCGCCAGCCAACGGTGAGCCAATCATCGTTCCGTCGCAGGACGTTGTATTGGGTCTGTACTACATGACCCGTGAAGCGATCAACGCCAAAGGCGAAGGTCGTGTGTTCGCGGATCTGCAGGAAGTTGACCGTGTGTTCCGTGCCGGCGAAGCCGCACTGCACGCCAAGGTTAAAGTACGTATCAACGAAACCGTCAATGACCGTGACGGCAACAGCGTGAGCGGTACCCGTATCGTCGACACCACTGTCGGCCGTGCGCTGCTGTTCCAGGTTGTGCCAAAAGGTCTGTCGTACGACGTCGTCAACCTGCCGATGAAGAAAAAGGCGATCTCCAAGCTGATCAACCAGTGCTACCGCGTGGTTGGTCTGAAGGAGACCGTGATCTTCGCTGACCAGTTGATGTACACCGGTTTCGCTTATTCGACCATCTCCGGCGTTTCCATCGGTGTTAACGACTTCGTTATCCCTGACGAGAAAGCCCGCATCATCGGTGCAGCCACCGACGAAGTGAAAGAGATCGAGAGCCAGTACGCCTCCGGCCTGGTAACCCAGGGCGAGAAGTACAACAAAGTGATCGACCTCTGGTCGAAAGCGAACGATGAAGTTTCCAAGGCGATGATGGCCAACCTCTCGAAAGAGAAAGTCATCGACCGTCACGGCGACGAAGTCGACCAAGAGTCTTTCAACTCGATGTACATGATGGCCGACTCGGGTGCGCGGGGTTCCGCAGCACAGATTCGTCAGCTGGCCGGTATGCGTGGTCTGATGGCCAAGCCGGACGGTTCCATCATTGAAACGCCGATTACTGCGAACTTCCGTGAAGGTCTGAGCGTACTTCAGTACTTCATCTCGACTCACGGTGCTCGTAAAGGTCTGGCGGATACCGCGTTGAAAACTGCGAACTCCGGTTACCTGACTCGTCGTCTGGTAGACGTGGCGCAGGATCTGGTAGTGACCGAGATCGATTGCGGCACCGAACACGGTCTGCTGATGACTCCGCACATTGAAGGCGGTGACGTTGTAGAGCCGTTGGGTGAGCGCGTATTGGGTCGTGTGATTGCCCGTGACGTATTCAAGCCAGGTACCGAGGACGTTATCGTTCCTGCCGGCACTCTGGTTGACGAGAAGTGGGTCGAGTTCATCGAGCTGAACAGCATCGACGAAGTGATCGTGCGTTCGCCGATCAGCTGCGAAACCCGTTACGGCATTTGCGCCAAGTGCTACGGCCGTGATCTGGCTCGTGGTCATCAGGTGAACATCGGTGAAGCGGTCGGCGTTATCGCTGCCCAGTCCATCGGTGAGCCGGGTACCCAGCTGACCATGCGTACGTTCCACATCGGTGGTGCGGCAAGCCGTACTTCCGCAGCCGACAGCGTTCAGGTGAAGAATGGCGGTACTGTCCGTCTGCACAACCTGAAGCACGTTGAGCGAGTGGATGGCCACCTGGTTGCTGTGTCCCGTTCCGGTGAGCTGGCAATCGCGGACGACTTCGGTCGTGAGCGCGAGCGTTACAAGCTACCGTACGGTGCTGTGATTTCGGTCAAGGAAGGTGACAAGGTCGACGCTGGCGCAATCGTGGCCAAGTGGGATCCGCACACTCACCCGATCGTTACCGAAATGAAAGGTACCGTGACCTACGTGGGCATGGAAGAAGGCATCACGATCAAGCGTCAGACTGACGAATTGACCGGTATGACCAACATTGAAGTACTCGACGCGAAAGATCGTCCAGCTGCCGGTAAGGAAATCCGTCCAGCAGTGAAGATGGTCGACGACAACGGCAAGGATCTGTTGCTGCCAGGCACTGACGTTATCGCTCAGTACTTCCTGCCAGCCAACGCCCTGGTCGGTGTGGCTGACGGTGCGAAGATTGCGATCGGTGATGTTATCGCTCGTATTCCGCAGGAAACTTCGAAGACCCGTGACATCACCGGTGGTCTGCCGCGTGTTGCCGACCTGTTCGAAGCCCGTCGCCCGAAAGAAGCGTCGATTCTGGCTGAAGTCAGCGGCACCATCGCGTTCGGTAAAGAAACCAAAGGCAAGCGCCGTCTGGTCATTACCCCGAACGACGGTAGCGATCCGTACGAAGAGCTGATTCCGAAGTGGCGTCACCTGAACGTCTTCGAAGGCGAACAGGTAAACCGCGGCGAAGTTATCTCCGACGGTCCAAGCGATCCGCACGACATCCTGCGTCTGCTGGGTGTGAGCGCGCTGGCCAAGTACATCGTCAACGAGATCCAGGACGTTTATCGTCTGCAAGGCGTGAAGATCAACGACAAGCACATCGAGACCATCCTGCGTCAGATGCTGCGTAAAGTTGAGATCTCCGAGTCTGGCGATTCCAGCTTCATCAAGGGCGACCAGATGGAACTGACTCACGTGCTGGTCGAGAACGAGCGTCTGAGCACGGAAGACAAGTTTGTCTCCAAGTTCACTCGCGTTCTGCTGGGTATCACCAAGGCGTCGTTGTCCACCGAATCGTTCATCTCGGCGGCTTCCTTCCAGGAAACCACCCGCGTACTGACCGAAGCGGCAGTCACCGGCAAGCGCGATTACCTGCGCGGCCTGAAAGAAAACGTAGTCGTGGGTCGTCTGATCCCGGCTGGTACCGGTCTTGCCTATCACAGCGAGCGCAAGCGTCGCCGTGATGCCGACAAGCCGTTGCGCGTAAGCGCCAGTGAAGTGGAAGCTGCACTGACCGAAGCGCTGAACTCGAGCGGTAACTGA
- the rpoB gene encoding DNA-directed RNA polymerase subunit beta, with amino-acid sequence MAYSYTEKKRIRKDFSKLPDVMDVPYLLAIQLDSYREFLQAGATKDQFRDVGLHAAFKSVFPIISYSGNAALEYVGYRLGEPAFDVKECVLRGVTFAVPLRVKVRLIIFDKESSNKAIKDIKEQEVYMGEIPLMTENGTFVINGTERVIVSQLHRSPGVFFDHDRGKTHSSGKLLYSARIIPYRGSWLDFEFDPKDCVFVRIDRRRKLPASVLLRALGYTTEEVLDAFYTTNVFHLSGETLSLELVPSRLRGEVAVLDIQDEKGKVIVEQGRRITARHINQIEKAGIKTLDVPLDYVLGRTTAKAIVHPATGEILAECNTELNTEVLAKIAKAQVVRIETLYTNDIDCGPFVSDTLKIDSTSNQLEALVEIYRMMRPGEPPTKDAAETLFNNLFFSPERYDLSAVGRMKFNRRIGRTEIEGSGVLCKEDIVAVLKTLVDIRNGKGIVDDIDHLGNRRVRCVGEMAENQFRVGLVRVERAVKERLSMAESEGLMPQDLINAKPVAAAVKEFFGSSQLSQFMDQNNPLSEITHKRRVSALGPGGLTRERAGFEVRDVHPTHYGRVCPIETPEGPNIGLINSLAAYARTNQYGFLESPYRVVKEGVVTDEIVFLSAIEEADHVIAQASATMNEQKVLIDELVAVRHLNEFTVKAPEDVTLMDVSPKQVVSVAASLIPFLEHDDANRALMGSNMQRQAVPTLRADKPLVGTGMERNVARDSGVCVVARRGGVIDSVDASRIVVRVADDEVETGEAGVDIYNLTKYTRSNQNTCINQRPLVRKGDRVQRSDIMADGPSTDMGELALGQNMRIAFMAWNGFNFEDSICLSERVVQEDRFTTIHIQELTCVARDTKLGPEEITADIPNVGEAALNKLDEAGIVYVGAEVGAGDILVGKVTPKGETQLTPEEKLLRAIFGEKASDVKDTSLRVPTGTKGTVIDVQVFTRDGVERDARALSIEKSQLDEIRKDLNEEFRIVEGATFERLRSALVGHKAEGGAGLKKGQDITDEVLDGLEHGQWFKLRMAEDALNEQLEKAQAYIVDRRRLLDDKFEDKKRKLQQGDDLAPGVLKIVKVYLAIRRRIQPGDKMAGRHGNKGVVSVIMPVEDMPHDANGTPVDVVLNPLGVPSRMNVGQILETHLGLAAKGLGEKINRMVEEQRKVAELRTFLDEIYNQIGGRNEDLDSFSDQEILDLANNLRGGVPMATPVFDGAKESEIKAMLKLADLPESGQMQLTDGRTGNKFERPVTVGYMYMLKLNHLVDDKMHARSTGSYSLVTQQPLGGKAQFGGQRFGEMEVWALEAYGAAYTLQEMLTVKSDDVNGRTKMYKNIVDGDHRMEPGMPESFNVLIKEIRSLGIDIDLETE; translated from the coding sequence ATGGCTTACTCATATACTGAGAAAAAACGTATCCGCAAGGACTTTAGCAAGTTGCCGGACGTCATGGATGTGCCTTACCTCCTGGCCATCCAGCTGGATTCGTATCGTGAATTCTTGCAAGCGGGAGCGACTAAAGATCAGTTCCGCGACGTGGGCCTGCATGCGGCCTTCAAATCCGTTTTCCCGATCATCAGCTACTCCGGCAATGCTGCGCTGGAGTACGTCGGTTATCGCCTGGGCGAACCGGCATTTGATGTCAAAGAATGCGTATTGCGCGGTGTAACTTTCGCCGTACCTTTGCGGGTAAAAGTGCGCCTGATCATTTTCGACAAAGAATCGTCGAACAAAGCGATCAAGGACATCAAAGAGCAAGAAGTCTACATGGGTGAAATCCCCCTGATGACTGAGAACGGTACCTTCGTAATCAACGGTACCGAGCGTGTTATCGTTTCCCAGCTGCACCGTTCCCCGGGCGTGTTCTTCGACCACGACCGCGGCAAGACGCACAGCTCCGGCAAACTGCTGTACTCGGCTCGCATCATTCCTTACCGCGGTTCGTGGCTGGACTTCGAGTTCGACCCGAAAGACTGCGTCTTCGTGCGTATCGACCGTCGTCGCAAGCTGCCGGCTTCGGTACTGCTGCGCGCACTCGGTTACACCACTGAAGAAGTGCTGGACGCCTTCTACACCACCAACGTATTCCACCTGAGCGGCGAAACCCTCAGCCTGGAACTGGTGCCATCGCGCCTGCGTGGTGAAGTTGCGGTTCTGGACATCCAGGACGAGAAGGGCAAGGTCATCGTTGAGCAGGGCCGCCGTATTACCGCGCGCCACATCAACCAGATCGAAAAAGCCGGTATCAAGACGCTGGACGTGCCACTGGATTACGTCCTCGGCCGCACCACGGCCAAGGCTATCGTGCACCCGGCCACTGGCGAAATCCTGGCTGAATGCAACACCGAGCTGAACACTGAAGTCCTGGCAAAAATCGCCAAGGCTCAGGTCGTTCGCATCGAGACCCTGTACACCAACGACATCGACTGCGGTCCGTTCGTCTCCGACACGCTGAAGATCGACTCCACCAGCAACCAATTGGAAGCGCTGGTCGAGATCTATCGCATGATGCGTCCAGGCGAGCCGCCAACCAAGGACGCTGCCGAGACCCTGTTCAACAACCTGTTCTTCAGTCCTGAGCGCTATGACCTGTCTGCGGTCGGCCGGATGAAGTTCAACCGTCGTATCGGTCGTACCGAGATCGAAGGTTCGGGCGTGCTGTGCAAGGAAGACATCGTCGCGGTACTGAAGACTCTGGTCGACATCCGTAACGGTAAAGGCATCGTCGATGACATCGACCACCTGGGTAACCGTCGTGTTCGCTGCGTAGGCGAAATGGCCGAAAACCAGTTCCGCGTTGGCCTGGTACGTGTTGAGCGTGCGGTCAAAGAGCGTCTGTCGATGGCTGAAAGCGAAGGCTTGATGCCGCAAGACCTGATCAACGCCAAGCCAGTGGCTGCGGCGGTGAAAGAGTTCTTCGGTTCGAGCCAGCTCTCGCAGTTCATGGACCAGAACAACCCGCTGTCCGAGATCACCCACAAGCGTCGTGTCTCCGCACTCGGCCCTGGTGGTCTGACTCGTGAGCGCGCAGGCTTCGAAGTCCGTGACGTACACCCGACTCACTACGGTCGTGTCTGCCCGATTGAAACGCCGGAAGGTCCGAACATCGGTCTGATCAACTCGCTGGCTGCGTACGCTCGCACCAACCAGTACGGCTTCCTGGAAAGCCCGTACCGCGTGGTGAAAGAGGGCGTGGTTACCGACGAGATCGTGTTCCTGTCCGCTATCGAAGAAGCCGATCACGTGATCGCGCAGGCTTCGGCGACCATGAACGAGCAGAAAGTCCTGATCGACGAACTGGTAGCCGTACGTCACCTGAACGAATTCACGGTCAAGGCGCCGGAAGACGTCACCTTGATGGACGTTTCGCCGAAGCAGGTTGTGTCGGTTGCAGCGTCGCTGATCCCGTTCCTCGAGCACGACGACGCCAACCGTGCGTTGATGGGTTCGAACATGCAGCGTCAAGCTGTACCGACCCTGCGCGCTGACAAGCCGCTGGTAGGTACCGGCATGGAGCGTAACGTAGCCCGTGACTCCGGCGTTTGCGTCGTGGCTCGTCGTGGTGGCGTGATCGATTCCGTCGATGCCAGCCGTATCGTGGTTCGTGTTGCCGATGATGAAGTTGAAACCGGTGAAGCCGGTGTCGACATCTACAACCTGACCAAGTACACCCGCTCGAACCAGAACACCTGCATCAACCAGCGTCCGCTGGTGCGTAAAGGTGATCGCGTTCAGCGTAGCGACATCATGGCCGACGGTCCGTCCACCGACATGGGTGAACTGGCACTGGGTCAGAACATGCGCATCGCGTTCATGGCATGGAACGGCTTCAACTTCGAAGACTCCATCTGCCTGTCCGAGCGTGTGGTTCAGGAAGACCGCTTCACCACGATCCACATTCAGGAACTGACCTGTGTGGCCCGTGACACCAAGCTTGGCCCAGAGGAAATCACTGCGGACATCCCGAACGTGGGTGAAGCCGCACTGAACAAGCTGGACGAAGCCGGTATCGTTTACGTAGGTGCTGAAGTAGGCGCAGGCGACATCCTGGTCGGCAAGGTCACTCCGAAAGGCGAGACCCAACTGACTCCGGAAGAAAAACTGCTGCGTGCGATCTTCGGTGAAAAAGCCAGCGACGTTAAAGACACCTCCCTGCGCGTGCCAACCGGCACCAAAGGTACTGTCATCGACGTACAGGTCTTCACCCGTGACGGCGTTGAGCGTGATGCTCGTGCACTGTCGATCGAGAAGTCCCAGCTGGACGAGATCCGCAAGGATCTGAACGAAGAGTTCCGCATCGTTGAAGGCGCGACTTTCGAACGTCTGCGTTCCGCTCTGGTAGGCCACAAGGCCGAAGGCGGCGCCGGCCTGAAGAAAGGTCAGGACATCACCGACGAAGTTCTCGACGGTCTTGAGCACGGCCAGTGGTTCAAACTGCGCATGGCTGAAGATGCTCTGAACGAGCAGCTCGAGAAGGCTCAGGCCTACATCGTTGATCGTCGCCGTCTGCTGGACGACAAGTTCGAAGACAAGAAGCGCAAACTGCAGCAGGGCGATGACCTGGCTCCAGGCGTGCTTAAAATAGTCAAGGTTTACCTGGCAATCCGTCGCCGCATCCAGCCGGGCGACAAGATGGCTGGTCGTCACGGTAACAAGGGTGTGGTCTCCGTGATCATGCCGGTTGAAGACATGCCGCACGATGCCAATGGCACCCCGGTCGACGTGGTCCTCAACCCGCTGGGCGTACCTTCGCGTATGAACGTTGGTCAGATTCTCGAAACCCACCTGGGCCTCGCGGCAAAAGGTCTGGGCGAGAAGATCAACCGGATGGTCGAAGAGCAGCGTAAAGTGGCTGAGCTGCGCACCTTCCTGGACGAGATCTACAACCAGATCGGCGGTCGTAACGAAGATCTGGACAGCTTCTCCGATCAGGAAATCCTCGATCTGGCGAACAACCTGCGTGGCGGCGTTCCAATGGCCACTCCAGTGTTCGACGGCGCCAAGGAAAGCGAAATCAAGGCCATGCTGAAGCTGGCAGACCTGCCGGAAAGCGGCCAGATGCAGCTGACCGACGGCCGTACCGGCAACAAGTTCGAGCGTCCAGTTACCGTTGGCTACATGTACATGCTGAAGCTGAACCACTTGGTAGACGACAAGATGCACGCGCGTTCTACCGGTTCTTACAGCCTGGTTACCCAGCAGCCGCTGGGTGGTAAGGCGCAGTTCGGTGGTCAGCGTTTCGGGGAGATGGAGGTCTGGGCACTGGAAGCATACGGTGCTGCTTACACTCTGCAAGAAATGCTCACAGTGAAGTCGGACGATGTGAACGGCCGTACCAAGATGTACAAGAACATCGTGGATGGCGATCACCGTATGGAGCCGGGCATGCCCGAGTCCTTCAACGTGTTGATCAAGGAAATTCGTTCCCTCGGCATCGATATCGATCTGGAAACCGAATAA
- the rplL gene encoding 50S ribosomal protein L7/L12, which yields MSLTNEQIIEAIGQKSVVEIVELIKAMEETFGVTAAAASAGPAAAAAVVEEQTEFNVVLLEAGEKKVNVIKAVRELTGLGLKEAKEKVDGAPQVVAEGVSKEAAEDAKKKLEEAGAKVELK from the coding sequence ATGTCTCTGACTAACGAACAAATCATCGAAGCAATCGGCCAGAAATCCGTAGTGGAAATCGTAGAGCTGATCAAAGCGATGGAAGAAACCTTCGGCGTTACCGCTGCTGCCGCTTCGGCTGGTCCAGCTGCAGCTGCCGCTGTTGTTGAAGAGCAAACCGAGTTCAACGTTGTTCTGCTGGAAGCTGGCGAGAAGAAGGTTAACGTGATCAAGGCAGTTCGTGAACTGACCGGTCTGGGCCTGAAAGAAGCCAAAGAGAAAGTAGACGGCGCTCCTCAGGTTGTAGCTGAAGGCGTTTCGAAAGAAGCGGCTGAAGACGCCAAGAAGAAGCTGGAAGAAGCAGGCGCTAAAGTCGAGCTGAAGTAA
- the rplJ gene encoding 50S ribosomal protein L10 translates to MAINLEDKKAIVAEVNEAAKVALSAVVVDARGVTVGAMTGLRKEAREAGVYVRVVRNTLLKRAVADTQYSVLNDVFTGPTLIAFSNEHPGAAARIFKEFAKGQDKFEIKAAAFEGKFLAANQIDVLATLPTRDEAISQLMSVIQGATSKLARTLAAIRDQKEAAAA, encoded by the coding sequence GTGGCAATTAATCTCGAAGACAAGAAGGCCATCGTCGCTGAAGTCAACGAGGCTGCCAAAGTCGCTCTGTCCGCTGTCGTGGTTGATGCACGTGGCGTAACAGTAGGCGCAATGACCGGACTCCGTAAAGAGGCTCGTGAAGCTGGCGTTTACGTACGTGTTGTACGTAACACCCTGCTCAAGCGTGCTGTTGCTGACACTCAATACAGTGTCCTCAACGACGTGTTCACCGGCCCGACCCTGATTGCATTCTCCAACGAACATCCGGGCGCTGCTGCCCGTATCTTCAAAGAGTTTGCGAAGGGTCAGGACAAGTTCGAGATCAAGGCAGCTGCGTTCGAGGGCAAGTTCCTCGCAGCTAATCAGATCGACGTACTGGCAACTCTGCCGACCCGTGACGAAGCAATTTCTCAGCTGATGAGCGTGATTCAAGGCGCTACCAGCAAATTGGCTCGTACTCTGGCGGCAATTCGCGACCAGAAAGAAGCTGCCGCAGCCTAA
- the rplA gene encoding 50S ribosomal protein L1 translates to MAKLTKRQKAIAGKIEAGKAYNIVDAAALLAELSTVKFSESFDVAVNLGVDPRKSDQVVRSATVLPHGTGKTVRVAVFTQGPAAEAALAAGADRVGMDDLAAEMKGGDLNYDVVIASPDAMRVVGQLGQILGPRGLMPNPKVGTVTPDVANAVKNAKAGQVRYRTDKNGIIHTSVGKIGFDAVKLKENVEALIADLKRIKPASSKGIYVKRVTLSTTMGPGLVIDQSSLDA, encoded by the coding sequence ATGGCTAAGCTGACCAAGCGTCAAAAGGCTATCGCCGGCAAAATCGAAGCAGGCAAGGCCTACAACATTGTAGACGCCGCTGCTCTGCTGGCCGAGCTGTCGACTGTCAAGTTCAGCGAGTCGTTCGACGTTGCTGTAAACCTGGGTGTAGACCCGCGTAAGTCCGACCAGGTCGTTCGTAGCGCTACTGTGCTGCCACACGGCACTGGCAAGACCGTTCGCGTAGCTGTGTTCACCCAGGGTCCAGCTGCTGAGGCCGCTCTGGCTGCCGGCGCTGACCGTGTAGGTATGGACGACCTGGCTGCCGAAATGAAAGGCGGCGACCTGAACTATGACGTAGTGATCGCATCCCCGGATGCCATGCGTGTTGTAGGTCAGTTGGGTCAGATCCTCGGTCCACGTGGCCTGATGCCTAACCCGAAAGTCGGCACCGTAACTCCAGACGTAGCCAACGCGGTTAAAAACGCCAAGGCTGGTCAGGTTCGTTATCGCACCGACAAAAACGGCATCATCCACACTTCCGTTGGCAAGATCGGCTTCGACGCCGTCAAGCTGAAGGAAAACGTTGAAGCCCTGATCGCTGATCTGAAGCGTATCAAGCCAGCTTCTTCGAAAGGTATTTACGTCAAGCGCGTTACCCTGAGCACCACAATGGGCCCAGGTCTGGTTATCGACCAGAGCTCGCTCGACGCGTAA